The following is a genomic window from Pan paniscus chromosome 6, NHGRI_mPanPan1-v2.0_pri, whole genome shotgun sequence.
GTACACACTCTTTGACTTTTGTAATGATGATAAGAGAAAAGAGGAGTTAGAATTTTCTAGGTGACTTAATAATTAACCGTGAGGCTTGGACCACCTAAAACTGACTTACAGAACAGCTAATCTTTCAGGAGTTGACAGCAGCGTTTCATCCCATCTCGGAGGGCCTCTTTGACTTTGTCATTCTGGAGAGTAAAGATGAAAGGATTCAGGAAGGGGGTTAACACAGAAACCAACAGGGAAACTATCTTATTGTACTCAACTCCCTGTGTTTGCTTGGGTTTCACGTAGAGAAACAAGCAGCTGCCATAGCCGATCATAACACAGGTGAAGTGGGAGGCACAAGTGAAGAAGGCTTTCCTCCGGCCAGAGGCTGATGGGATCTTGAGGATGGTGGAGATAATGTAAGTGTAGGAGACAATCGTAGGGATCAAAGAACCAATGACAATAAAAACAGCCATTAAgaaaaggataaactctgtgaaAAGAGTGTTATCGCAGGACAGTTTGAGCAATTGCCCTCGGTCACAGTAAAAATGGTCTAATGAATTTGATTTGCGGAAGGTAAACTGAAATGTGGCATAGACGGGCCAGATTTCAGAAAGAAATCCAAACACCCATGACACTATTACCACCCAAATACAGGTACTGCTGTTCATAATGATGTTGTACCTCAAAGGGTTACACACAGCCACATAACGGTCCACAGCCATCACTCCAAGTAATGCAAACGCCATGGTCCCCACAGGAAAAGTTGAGCAATACATGTAGAGAAAGATACTGTCTGCATCCCAGGAAGCAGCAATCCCCAAAGCATCGTGGGGACAATTATGGCTGTGACC
Proteins encoded in this region:
- the LOC100989032 gene encoding LOW QUALITY PROTEIN: olfactory receptor 9A2 (The sequence of the model RefSeq protein was modified relative to this genomic sequence to represent the inferred CDS: inserted 1 base in 1 codon), which gives rise to MMDNHSSATEFYLLGFPGSQGLHHILFAIFFLFYLVTLMGNTVIIVIVCVDKRLQSPMYFFLSHLSTLEILVTAIIVPTMLWGLLLPGMQTVSFSTCIAQLFXVGTMAFALLGVMAVDRYVAVCNPLRYNIIMNSSTCIWVVIVSWVFGFLSEIWPVYATFQFTFRKSNSLDHFYCDRGQLLKLSCDNTLFTEFILFLMAVFIVIGSLIPTIVSYTYIISTILKIPSASGRRKAFFTCASHFTCVMIGYGSCLFLYVKPKQTQGVEYNKIVSLLVSVLTPFLNPFIFTLQNDKVKEALRDGMKRCCQLLKD